A genomic window from Candidatus Paceibacter sp. includes:
- a CDS encoding NUDIX hydrolase, translating into MNSEQHGLFKITQNIFLVNEEGGLLLLQHNSGKWLLVGGRLNVSERWDNGLRREVKEETGISDFSIDGILQVDNWEHKGLHQYGVFFVGKTKKENKISLSDEHINYKWVKNMEEIKELDFWSTELKERILGGFKKIQNLPGRFL; encoded by the coding sequence ATGAACAGCGAACAACACGGATTGTTTAAAATAACTCAAAATATTTTTTTAGTTAACGAGGAGGGAGGGCTTCTTTTGCTGCAGCATAACAGCGGCAAATGGCTTCTTGTCGGAGGACGACTAAATGTTTCAGAACGATGGGATAACGGGCTTAGAAGGGAAGTAAAGGAAGAAACGGGCATATCGGATTTTTCCATAGACGGCATATTGCAGGTTGATAATTGGGAGCACAAAGGGCTTCATCAATACGGCGTTTTCTTTGTCGGGAAAACAAAAAAAGAAAATAAAATCAGTCTTAGTGACGAACACATAAACTATAAATGGGTAAAAAACATGGAAGAAATAAAAGAGCTTGATTTTTGGTCAACGGAGTTGAAGGAAAGAATACTCGGCGGATTTAAAAAAATACAAAACTTGCCAGGTCGTTTTTTGTAA